A portion of the Halodesulfovibrio aestuarii DSM 17919 = ATCC 29578 genome contains these proteins:
- a CDS encoding pyruvate carboxylase, whose product MAIKTFKQILEEVKGKPILVANRGIPARRICRSIRERFDAVAIMTATDIDKTSPAASAAQELLLLGSDPRAYLDIDRIISLAKKRGVVAIHPGWGFASEDHKFPTRCAEEGIIFIGSTAESMNLLGNKVQVRSLAQKLGVPVVPGSEGSVDIPTARKFCDEIGFPIMLKAEGGGGGRGIFLIQTQDELESAFVKASTMAQASFGNPRLYIEKFLASARHIEIQVISDKHGNVFAFDERDCSIQRNHQKLVEITPSPSELITPELRARLKEYSRSLIKAVGYDSLATVEFLVTPNGEPYLIEVNTRLQVEHGITEVRYGIDLVEEQIAVAFGAELRLNEEEFPPSQMAMQLRINCEDPQDDFAPNCGVISRYISPGGPGIRIDSNLSAGYDFPSNYDSAGALLISHGRGWKKVLGTMERALNEYSIGGVKTTIPFFKQVIRHPKFREGDFTTNFIGNTPELLCYTDLAPEAERLSKLIAGISAKGFNPHVQLGEYRSKDTPRIGEFKPVLPKIKLPVLKAAPAYPRGDRTALLDFVRDSDYVHFCDTTPRDITQSNSGNRFRLAEDRIIGPYLDNCGFFSIENGGGAHFHVAMLANMTYPFTEAKEWNQFAPKTLKQILIRSTNVLGYKPQPQNLMRATGEMICDHYDVIRCFDFLNHVENMRPFAEVALNRNEVVFEPAISLSWAKGFDVKHYLLVTEAILSMVADVAGVSIRRASEMIILGLKDMAGVCPPRFVTELITAIRKQWPSLVTHYHRHCTDGLFVPTVGAAAKAGAHIVDTGIGAAVRWYGQGEVLSTAAYIEEELGLKTNLNKDMIRECNFALKQIMPYYDKYTAPFFQGIDHDVVHHAMPGGATSSSQEGALKQGYIHLLPYMLKFLAGTRKVVRYHDVTPGSQITWNTAFLAVTNAYKRGGEEEVRYLLEVLEYVTKFEERELSDEMKEARLAIYQDSNDAFRDLLLGKFGKLPLGFPADWVYQSAFGSAEWKHAIATRTEASPLTTLEDLNLAAEETDFISQIRRKPTDEEFIMFLNHPADALKTVRFKRDFGNPNNIPLDVWFEGLETGRELHFVDDNAKPHSMTILHISAPANNGKCVVRYVLDSDIMSYDVQVATPQEEEHAGSEKADPNNPLHIAAPSNGDLWIMYVNPGDVVKKGEELFNVSIMKQEKAVVSPADAMVKRVLKTADYKDTKMMVPVKEGDLLIELGPIPRRCSNEACQKPLSMEGMAFCPFCGEKLEA is encoded by the coding sequence CATCTTTATTGGTTCCACAGCGGAGTCAATGAACCTGCTTGGTAACAAAGTACAGGTTCGTTCTCTTGCACAAAAACTTGGTGTACCTGTTGTACCGGGTTCCGAAGGTTCTGTGGATATTCCAACCGCACGTAAATTCTGCGATGAAATCGGCTTCCCGATTATGCTCAAAGCAGAAGGTGGCGGTGGAGGCCGTGGTATTTTCTTAATTCAGACTCAAGATGAACTTGAAAGTGCTTTTGTTAAAGCGTCTACAATGGCGCAAGCATCTTTCGGTAACCCACGTCTGTATATCGAAAAATTCCTTGCATCCGCGCGCCATATCGAAATTCAGGTAATCAGCGACAAACACGGAAACGTATTTGCATTTGACGAACGTGATTGCAGTATTCAACGTAACCACCAGAAGCTGGTAGAGATTACTCCATCTCCTTCTGAACTTATTACTCCAGAACTACGTGCTCGACTCAAAGAATATTCACGCAGTCTTATTAAGGCTGTTGGATACGATTCTCTTGCTACAGTTGAATTCCTTGTAACTCCTAACGGCGAACCGTATCTTATTGAGGTCAACACTCGTCTGCAGGTTGAACATGGTATTACTGAAGTGCGTTACGGAATCGACCTTGTAGAAGAGCAAATTGCGGTTGCATTCGGTGCTGAACTCCGTCTTAATGAAGAAGAATTCCCACCGTCCCAGATGGCGATGCAATTACGTATCAACTGCGAAGATCCTCAGGATGATTTTGCACCTAACTGTGGTGTGATATCTCGATACATTTCTCCTGGTGGACCTGGCATCCGTATTGATTCCAACTTATCTGCCGGCTACGACTTCCCGTCTAACTACGACTCTGCGGGTGCACTGCTCATCTCTCATGGCCGTGGTTGGAAAAAAGTTCTGGGAACTATGGAACGTGCTCTTAACGAGTACTCCATTGGTGGTGTTAAAACAACCATCCCGTTCTTTAAGCAGGTGATTCGTCATCCTAAATTTAGAGAGGGTGATTTTACTACCAACTTTATTGGTAACACACCTGAACTGCTCTGTTACACAGATCTGGCTCCTGAAGCTGAACGCCTCTCCAAACTGATTGCAGGAATTTCTGCAAAGGGTTTTAACCCTCATGTGCAGCTTGGTGAATACCGTTCGAAGGATACACCACGTATCGGTGAGTTCAAACCTGTATTACCAAAAATTAAGCTCCCTGTATTAAAGGCTGCGCCTGCTTATCCTCGCGGTGACCGCACCGCGTTGTTAGATTTTGTACGAGACTCAGACTACGTACATTTCTGCGACACTACTCCGCGCGATATCACGCAGTCTAACAGTGGCAACCGATTCCGTCTTGCAGAGGACAGAATTATTGGCCCATACCTTGATAACTGTGGATTCTTCTCTATCGAAAACGGTGGTGGGGCACATTTCCATGTAGCAATGCTTGCCAACATGACGTACCCGTTCACCGAAGCAAAAGAGTGGAACCAGTTTGCTCCTAAGACTCTTAAACAAATCCTTATCCGCTCAACAAACGTTCTTGGCTACAAACCACAGCCACAGAACCTTATGCGGGCAACCGGTGAGATGATTTGTGATCATTACGATGTTATTCGCTGCTTCGACTTCCTGAACCATGTAGAAAACATGCGTCCGTTTGCAGAAGTAGCTTTGAATCGTAACGAAGTAGTCTTTGAACCAGCTATATCTCTTTCATGGGCGAAAGGCTTTGATGTTAAGCACTACCTGTTGGTAACAGAAGCAATTCTTTCAATGGTTGCAGACGTAGCGGGTGTTAGCATACGAAGAGCTTCCGAAATGATTATCCTCGGCCTTAAAGATATGGCGGGTGTATGCCCACCACGCTTTGTGACTGAGCTTATTACTGCAATTCGTAAGCAATGGCCTTCCCTTGTTACCCATTACCACAGACACTGCACTGACGGCCTTTTCGTGCCGACTGTGGGCGCAGCTGCTAAAGCTGGCGCACATATTGTCGATACTGGCATTGGTGCTGCAGTTCGCTGGTATGGACAGGGCGAAGTGCTTTCCACTGCGGCATACATTGAGGAAGAGCTTGGACTCAAGACCAATCTTAATAAAGATATGATCCGTGAGTGTAATTTCGCACTCAAACAGATCATGCCATATTACGACAAATATACTGCACCATTCTTTCAGGGAATTGATCATGATGTTGTACATCATGCGATGCCTGGTGGTGCAACTTCCTCTTCACAGGAAGGCGCATTAAAGCAGGGATATATTCACCTTCTTCCCTACATGCTTAAATTCCTTGCCGGAACCCGGAAAGTTGTACGTTACCATGATGTAACACCTGGTTCCCAAATTACATGGAACACCGCTTTCCTTGCTGTAACCAACGCATATAAACGCGGTGGCGAAGAAGAAGTTCGCTACTTGTTAGAAGTGCTTGAATACGTTACCAAGTTCGAAGAACGTGAATTGAGTGACGAAATGAAAGAAGCGCGTCTTGCTATCTATCAAGATAGTAATGATGCATTCCGGGATCTGCTCCTTGGTAAATTTGGTAAACTACCACTAGGCTTCCCTGCAGACTGGGTATACCAGAGTGCTTTTGGATCAGCAGAGTGGAAACATGCCATTGCAACCCGCACTGAAGCGTCTCCATTAACAACGTTGGAAGACCTTAACCTTGCGGCTGAGGAAACAGATTTCATTAGTCAGATCCGTCGTAAGCCAACAGACGAGGAATTTATTATGTTCCTCAACCATCCGGCTGACGCTCTCAAGACTGTCCGATTTAAACGAGACTTTGGCAACCCGAACAACATTCCGCTTGATGTCTGGTTTGAAGGGCTTGAAACCGGTAGAGAACTGCACTTTGTTGATGATAACGCAAAGCCGCATTCAATGACCATTCTGCACATTTCTGCACCAGCTAACAACGGAAAGTGCGTTGTGCGGTATGTTCTTGACTCGGATATTATGAGTTACGACGTTCAGGTGGCAACACCACAAGAAGAGGAACATGCTGGAAGCGAAAAAGCTGATCCAAACAATCCTCTTCATATAGCTGCGCCATCAAATGGCGATCTCTGGATAATGTATGTTAATCCGGGTGATGTAGTTAAAAAGGGTGAAGAACTCTTCAACGTTTCCATTATGAAACAGGAAAAAGCAGTCGTAAGCCCAGCAGATGCTATGGTTAAACGTGTACTCAAAACTGCTGACTACAAAGATACCAAAATGATGGTTCCGGTTAAAGAGGGCGACCTGCTTATTGAGCTTGGTCCAATCCCACGCCGATGCAGCAACGAGGCTTGCCAGAAGCCTCTCTCCATGGAAGGCATGGCATTCTGCCCCTTCTGTGGTGAAAAACTGGAAGCGTAG